A section of the Leishmania braziliensis MHOM/BR/75/M2904 complete genome, chromosome 13 genome encodes:
- a CDS encoding putative ribonuclease HII, which translates to MAGPVSVAATLYRVSATPVRYTVGDSKRMKESARAETLEAMCAELSDAGIKGFLETTMRDGACCVVRYQQRQPLQAVSAVLVDIEVIHGRNILNATLEGMSAVCNTIVRSYNAVRGLQILTPLTCAILIDGNRVPWTFLSSEERQQVRMQAVKNVEARKRIGVDYPVLDGFGCTAVIKGDATVLSIAAASVVAKVARDAYVMTVMHRAFPHYGFDYHKGYCTAAHKMELARWGPSRFHRVDYAPVKAVLKAREAA; encoded by the coding sequence ATGGCGGGCCCAGTGAGTGTTGCTGCTACCCTCTATCGCGTTTCCGCCACGCCTGTACGCTACACCGTGGGAGACAGCAAGAGGATGAAGGAGAGCGCTCGCGCCGAGACGCTCGAGGCAATGTGTGCGGAGCTAAGTGATGCAGGCATCAAAGGCTTCTTGGAGACCACTATGCGGGATGGCGCGTGCTGCGTCGTGCGGTATcagcaacggcagccgctgcaaGCGGTGTCCGCGGTGCTCGTCGACATCGAGGTCATCCACGGACGCAATATCCTCAATGCTACACTAGAGGGGATGTCTGCGGTGTGCAACACCATCGTGCGCTCGTACAATGCGGTGAGGGGGCTTCAGATCCTCACTCCGCTGACCTGCGCGATTCTCATCGACGGTAATCGAGTGCCGTGGACGTTCCTGTCTAGCGAGGAGCGACAACAAGTGCGCATGCAGGCGGTGAAAAATGTTGAGGCTCGTAAGCGGATAGGCGTCGACTACCCTGTCTTGGATGGGTTCGGCTGCACAGCCGTGATCAAGGGCGATGCGACGGTACTGTCCATCGCGGCTGCATCGGTTGTAGCCAAGGTGGCGAGGGATGCATATGTGATGACCGTCATGCATCGCGCGTTCCCCCACTACGGCTTTGACTACCACAAAGGTTACTGCACCGCGGCGCACAAGATGGAGCTTGCAAGGTGGGGTCCCAGCCGTTTTCACCGCGTCGACTACGCGCCTGTAAAAGCCGTCTtgaaggcgagagaggcggcgtGA
- the POLIB gene encoding putative mitochondrial DNA polymerase I protein B: protein MRRRLSGSRPHVLFQSLRSTCTVQSLTKAQAALARGKAPSVDAAAEYAEFFRVPISLDSGVVRSTQEYYRNIQKLADAKQSTDAQHNSPKNGCDQSSVATFLAGYHFSTATFHIFSIAADKIVCSVDTSAGAAEMWSLADELMAHMNGKSPQLALIPVVETEQERKSLQVPLQKLTALLRSSGLQVVAHVDTLELSSALCRDPPSPGDITRNAVSGVSPTPVTLKWFQAHWAFIRTAACQAKPADPLQTLSTYVLPRFAVYLIHLVRAGTRGLNVSLWDPVRRRRFSAKGMLSDVLACLLDTRSSQMILVPTHRTDRAALFRCRTAVMKAGHDCVVVYASEVSDRLRGCYQSDPMRYWGVMKETAGFLDADLLFNIYISAGNTLRSYQRKKLTENQSCHHLSLLTSSSDEGVESPQIVLDWVRYFTHPKRVAAEKAELRHYDKFIAIAYVATDHTVHGQPMNPVAEINHVLSACITDHANQTVEPWAIYTKRGQFCLPCLDGYDVLVTHDAKSLLLLLSGDAELHKFIQRGGRVWCVTLAEYLLEAQRCTSSSNSLHDLALRHGVQLPPLSRVGTPNDRLPFAYQRQFLRHATPAVVKVFAGQLKRALEQCQVLSLAHRMDSLLAMTSIENAGIHIDAEEAARQTASLKSAASVLDAAMEAYVPREVPLDMRMYFDWASLQQQHAYFFGGTITLGHRTQVRDTPLWTSNLVHLCHRFGTFTHMVGELHLQRYAAQCALPTTGPLPARIHQYIEAQGSQKLKTYRIVFFDIETTGLNPSTDAIVEVAMFDPIENSTFHTLVNPQRPISPRTVGIHHITNEMVRDAPTVDVVAKSIGQYLRLDMASYNPHEILVLVGHNVFSLDQPMLRRALECYAPECQLDGVLFCDSLALLNSHRSVLRWRLRGNRANQPLMEALASSLRLSRLITALNVRPEGDLHRADTDTKALWYVLVNILGVAGKEPTVQRDKILLEAANCFLRAPSIGCFVPAERQSRLVKVRLPGVAADYISNAKLIASLQGKVFSDAVLTSLHAHGVKPAGLLLQRQLLNRHTSTFLQPSANGRLAILHRDGRVHQHIDMTATTTSRTVSAYPSCQNIPKDDKSSVRRLFVSRFGSQGRCVEVDYSQLEIVVLAILCNDANLTHDLNHGVDFHVKRAAFFSGLPYDEIYQGYKRNVPKYVKLRRTAKQFSFQRLYGAGVPLLHKTTGIPVKDLEASIQRENEAYPGIAQFHRTIRSVALRPNNPGLPTSFIAEMPTGLRMSLRTRDVVLNLPPIKNYPIQGYGAELAQMMLGRLFRHFMRRDFYKNRAFLINFVHDSVWMDCHVDVLRECVTDTCRILGSAHEYVPKVFPGVKISVPLQVSASCGVDMCSMENIRGDDYTFVLKQRKTRSAEVQDFLDLTTAKSNFSAVMEESVASEEEATV, encoded by the coding sequence ATGCGTCGTCGACTGAGCGGCTCCCGGCCACATGTGCTGTTCCAATCACTGCGCTCGACCTGCACTGTGCAGTCCCTGACGAAGGCCCAGGCAGCGCTCGCAAGAGGGAAGGCTCCGTCGGtggatgccgctgccgaatACGCAGAGTTCTTTCGCGTCCCCATCTCACTAGACTCCGGCGTCGTGCGTAGTACACAGGAGTACTACAGAAACATTCAGAAGTTGGCCGACGCGAAGCAAAGCACCGATGCGCAGCATAACTCTCCGAAGAATGGCTGCGACCAAAGCAGCGTGGCGACTTTCCTGGCGGGGTACCACTTTTCAACAGCGACCTTTCACATCTTCTCCATCGCCGCGGACAAAATTGTGTGTAGCGTGGACACGAGCGCGGGGGCTGCGGAGATGTGGAGTTTAGCGGATGAGCTCATGGCCCATATGAACGGCAAATCGCCGCAGCTTGCTCTTATACCCGTTGTGGagacggagcaggagcggaAGAGTCTGCAGGTGCCTCTCCAAAAGCTCACGGCCTTGTTGAGGTCCAGCGGGCTGCAGGTGGTTGCTCACGTTGACACCCTCGAACTGAGCTCCGCGCTGTGCCGCGATCCTCCGTCGCCGGGTGATATCACACGCAATGCTGTGTCTGGTGTGTCTCCGACTCCCGTGACTCTCAAATGGTTTCAGGCGCATTGGGCGTTCATCCGCACTGCGGCTTGCCAGGCAAAGCCGGCGGACCCGCTGCAGACACTGAGCACGTACGTGCTGCCCCGCTTTGCCGTCTACCTTATTCACCTCGTGCGTGCCGGCACTCGCGGGCTTAACGTGTCACTCTGGGATCCggtgcgtcgccgccgcttttCCGCCAAGGGCATGCTCTCTGACGTACTCGCCTGCCTGCTTGATACGCGCTCCAGCCAGATGATTTTGGTGCCCACGCACCGCACCGACCGCGCTGCGCTCttccgctgccgcaccgccgtcatGAAGGCTGGCCATGATTGCGTCGTCGTGTACGCGTCGGAGGTGAGCGACCGCCTGCGTGGCTGCTACCAGTCCGACCCAATGCGATACTGGGGCGTGATGAAGGAGACTGCAGGTTTCCTGGACGCAGATCTGTTATTCAACATCTACATATCCGCCGGCAACACACTCCGCAGTTATCAGCGCAAGAAGCTCACCGAGAACCAGTCATGCCACCACTTGAGTCTGTTGACCAGCTCCTCGGATGAGGGGGTGGAGTCCCCGCAGATTGTGCTCGACTGGGTCCGCTACTTCACGCATCCCAAGCGCGTTGCAGCCgagaaggcggagctgcgccactATGACAAGTTCATTGCCATCGCCTACGTCGCCACCGATCACACTGTGCACGGCCAGCCGATGAACCCCGTGGCGGAGATTAATCATGTGTTGAGTGCGTGCATCACCGACCACGCGAATCAGACAGTGGAGCCGTGGGCTATCTACACCAAGCGCGGACAGTTCTGCTTACCCTGTCTTGACGGATACGACGTGCTCGTCACGCACGATGCCAAGTCGttattgctgctgctgtcgggTGACGCCGAACTTCACAAGTTCATCCAACGCGGCGGCCGTGTTTGGTGTGTGACGCTAGCCGAGTATCTTCTAGAggcgcagcgatgcaccagcagcagtaaCAGCCTTCACGATTTGGCCCTTCGTCACggtgtgcagctgccgccgttgtCGCGTGTGGGTACGCCAAACGACCGTCTCCCGTTTGCCTATCAGCGGCAGTTTCTTCGTCACGCAACGCCTGCGGTGGTGAAGGTTTTTGCGGGGCAGCTCAAGCGTGCACTTGAGCAGTGCCAGGTGCTGAGCCTGGCGCATCGTATGGACTCCTTGCTGGCGATGACGAGCATCGAGAATGCTGGTATCCACATCgacgcggaggaggcagcgcggcagaCGGCTTCCTTGAAGAGCGCTGCATCTGTGCTAGACGCGGCGATGGAGGCCTACGTGCCGCGCGAGGTACCACTCGACATGAGGATGTACTTTGACTGGGCGTCtctgcaacagcagcacgcctaCTTCTTTGGCGGTACCATTACGCTGGGTCACCGGACCCAAGTCCGCGATACGCCTCTATGGACGTCGAATCTGGTTCATCTCTGCCACCGCTTTGGCACTTTCACCCATATGGTTGGGGAGCTACACCTGCAGCGTTACGCGGCCCAATGTGCGCTGCCCACGACAGGGCCGTTGCCGGCCCGTATCCATCAGTACATCGAGGCTCAGGGATCGCAGAAGCTGAAGACGTACCGCATCGTCTTCTTCGACATCGAGACAACAGGGCTCAACCCAAGTACGGACGCCATTGTGGAGGTGGCCATGTTCGACCCCATCGAGAACAGCACGTTTCACACACTCGTAAACCCGCAGCGCCCCATCTCGCCACGGACTGTTGGCATTCACCACATCACGAACGAGATGGTGCGCGATGCGCCGACTGTGGACGTGGTCGCAAAGAGTATCGGCCAGTACCTGCGCCTCGACATGGCGTCGTACAACCCGCATGAGATTTTGGTGCTGGTGGGTCACAACGTCTTCTCCTTGGACCAGCCGATGCTGCGCCGTGCGCTGGAGTGTTACGCGCCGGAGTGCCAGCTGGACGGCGTTCTGTTCTGTGACTCGCTGGCGTTGCTTAATTCCCACCGAAGCGTGCTGCGATGGCGCTTGCGCGGAAACCGTGCGAATCAACCCCTCATGGAGGCCCTCGCATCCTCTCTGCGCCTCAGTCGACTGATCACAGCGCTCAACGTGCGGCCGGAGGGAGACCTGCATCGCGCTGACACAGACACAAAGGCGCTCTGGTACGTGCTAGTCAACATTCTCGGCGTTGCCGGCAAAGAACCCACGGTGCAGCGTGACAAAATTTTGCTGGAGGCCGCCAACTGCTTCCTGCGCGCTCCGTCGATCGGGTGCTTTGTGCCAGCAGAGCGTCAAAGTCGCCTTGTAAAGGTGCGTCTTCCCGGCGTAGCCGCCGACTACATCAGTAACGCGAAGCTGATTGCAAGTCTGCAAGGTAAAGTCTTCTCCGACGCTGTGCTGACGTCCTTGCACGCACACGGCGTGAAGCCGGCCGgcctgctcctgcagcggcagctgctcaaCCGTCACACCTCCACCTTCCTGCAGCCGAGCGCAAACGGACGGCTGGCCATTCTGCATCGAGACGGCAGGGTGCACCAGCACATCGACATGACCGCCACGACAACGTCGCGCACTGTCAGTGCCTACCCAAGTTGCCAGAATATTCCCAAGGACGATAAGTCGTCTGTGCGGCGTCTCTTCGTGTCCCGCTTCGGCTCCCAAGGGCGCTGCGTCGAGGTGGACTACTCACAGCTGGAGATCGTGGTGCTGGCGATTCTGTGCAACGACGCGAACCTGACACATGACCTCAATCACGGCGTCGACTTCCACGTGAAGCGGGCGGCGTTCTTTAGCGGGCTACCGTACGACGAGATCTATCAGGGCTATAAGCGAAATGTTCCCAAGTATGTCAAGCTGCGCAGGACGGCGAAGCAGTTTTCCTTTCAGCGTCTGTACGGCGCTGGGGTGCCACTGCTGCACAAGACAACTGGCATTCCAGTAAAGGACCTTGAGGCGTCGAttcagagagagaacgaggccTACCCCGGCATCGCGCAGTTTCATCGCACTATCCGGTCTGTCGCGCTTCGCCCGAACAACCCAGGGCTGCCCACCAGCTTCATTGCCGAGATGCCGACAGGGTTGCGGATGAGCCTGCGCACGCGGGATGTGGTGCTGAACCTGCCTCCTATCAAGAACTACCCAATTCAGGGctacggcgcggagctggcgcagATGATGCTCGGCCGGCTCTTCCGACACTTTATGCGGAGAGACTTCTACAAGAACCGCGCGTTTCTCATCAACTTTGTGCACGACTCGGTGTGGATGGATTGCCATGTCGATGTActgcgtgagtgtgtgaCAGACACGTGCCGCATTCTCGGCTCGGCTCACGAGTACGTCCCGAAGGTGTTCCCTGGGGTGAAAATCAGCGTGCCGCTGCAAGTCTCTGCGTCGTGCGGGGTAGACATGTGCTCTATGGAGAACATCAGGGGTGACGACTACACGTTTGTGTTGAAGCAGCGCAAGACGAGGTCAGCGGAGGTGCAGGACTTTTTGGACCTGACGACGGCCAAGTCGAACTTCtcggcggtgatggaggagAGCGTCGCGtccgaggaagaggcgacCGTGTGA
- a CDS encoding putative carboxypeptidase, which yields MQAYKQLEQLSQKLHNLSHFLYLGKWDSETMMPSKGSAARGAAIGELHGLIAELMTAPSTKTLLDEAEGVKTELTKTQQANLREFRRMYSAQAALPNDFSMLKARLSTTVPLIWAECRRNNDFATFVPTLKEVITVARKEAQYRSAATGKPLYEALFNQYECGMTLETVDSIFSDVKSWLPELLQKILTLQKAEGLEARAPEAPFPKDKQDALGRHLMKVWGFDFESGRLDVSAHPFTGMVKEDSRITTNYDLEDFTKALFATIHETGHSKYETNCGPMDMRGQPVCNARSLMIHESQSRFAEVVIGRSSAFPEFLAPLLKEHLGEQPAFSLENVRLMSQRVRPGFIRIFADEVCYPLHVLLRYEIERALIEGTMEVEDIPRVWNEKMKAYLGLETEGRDDIGCLQDTHWAMGAFGYFPTYTLGTMFAVQLMYTIKKELGESTVDKCIRTGQMEPIFAKQKEKIWDQGCLYETEELMIKATGETLNPKYFREYLERRYLRHED from the coding sequence ATGCAGGCCTacaagcagctggagcagctctCCCAGAAGCTGCACAATTTATCGCACTTTCTGTATCTCGGCAAATGGGATTCCGAGACTATGATGCCTTCAAAGGGCTCTGCTgcccgcggcgccgccatcggTGAGCTACACGGACTCATTGCTGAGCTGATGACCGCTCCGAGCACGAAGACTCTGCTGGACGAAGCTGAGGGAGTCAAGACGGAGCTCACCAAGACCCAGCAGGCGAACTTGCGCGAGTTCCGTCGCATGTACAGTGCTCAAGCGGCGCTGCCAAATGACTTCAGTATGCTCAAGGCGAGGCTCTCGACGACCGTTCCGCTTATCTGGGCTGAGTGCCGAAGGAACAATGACTTTGCAACTTTTGTGCCAACACTGAAGGAGGTGATTACGGTTGCGCGCAAGGAGGCGCAGTACCGCTCTGCTGCGACGGGCAAGCCTCTGTACGAGGCCCTGTTCAACCAGTACGAGTGCGGCATGACGCTGGAAACGGTGGATAGCATCTTCTCTGACGTAAAGTCGTGGctgccggagctgctgcagaagaTACTGACTTTACAGAAGGCTGAGGGGCTGGAGGCGAGGGCGCCTGAGGCGCCTTTTCCCAAGGACAAGCAGGATGCTCTTGGGCGCCACCTTATGAAAGTGTGGGGCTTTGACTTCGAGTCAGGTAGGCTAGACGTATCCGCGCACCCGTTCACGGGTATGGTAAAGGAGGACTCGCGGATCACCACCAACTACGATCTGGAGGACTTCACCAAGGCGCTCTTCGCGACGATCCACGAGACGGGACACTCCAAGTACGAGACGAACTGCGGTCCGATGGATATGCGCGGCCAGCCGGTGTGTAACGCACGGTCGCTGATGATCCACGAGAGCCAATCGCGCTTTGCCGAGGTTGTGATTGGCCGCTCCAGCGCCTTCCCTGAGTTTCTAGCTccgctgctgaaggagcaTCTCGGTGAGCAGCCCGCGTTCTCTCTGGAGAACGTACGGCTGATGAGCCAGAGGGTGAGACCCGGCTTCATCCGGATATTCGCGGATGAGGTGTGCTACCCACTGCATGTCCTGCTGCGCTATGAGATAGAGCGTGCGCTAATCGAGGGCAcgatggaggtggaggatATCCCTCGCGTGTGGAACGAGAAGATGAAGGCGTATCTGGGTCTGGAGACGGAGGGACGTGACGACATTGGCTGCCTGCAGGACACGCACTGGGCGATGGGTGCCTTCGGCTACTTCCCGACGTACACGCTTGGCACCATGTTCGCGGTGCAGCTGATGTATACGATCAAGAAGGAACTGGGTGAGAGCACGGTGGACAAGTGCATCCGCACGGGTCAGATGGAGCCCATCTTTGCGAAGCAGAAGGAGAAAATCTGGGATCAGGGCTGTCTGTACgagacggaggagctgaTGATCAAGGCGACTGGCGAAACGCTGAACCCCAAGTACTTCCGCGAGTACCTGGAGCGCCGCTACCTACGTCACGAGGACTGA
- a CDS encoding putative MCAK-like kinesin yields the protein MKLDLTPTIEPSSFSYDHVFGEGCTNEEVYHGCCQPLLQSVRDGVGAVIFAFGQTGSGKTHTMLGTGERPGLYSLAVTELLTMTEHSTMTASFYEAYGVKLYDLLNDRAEVKMLQDEYQNVHIVGITEQVVSSVDDVHALMMRGQQLRAIGTTHANDRSSRSHAVLEIKLKLVDSSIEPQLGRITFVDLAGSERASDTAETDAKTRREGAEINKSLLALKECIRAMSMRKRHIPFRGSKLTQILRESFVGRCKTCVIAAISPCQSHCEDTLNTLRYADRIKELKGPTNPHNGVKPIPCKTCGQPIFIGDRHVCKRHVVPCFHCRQEVDKQELDAHVTECRESPMRCQYCNERMPRSEAASHSRRCARAPTRCGACGAIVPRQLMDRHTQQECAEAKVKCRYCGGVQSRQALAAHEQSCDAAKMACPHCLQFIRKRRLEGHVASCVRNPNRTLQTPRSTALSIVASTSMDTSQTLASSYSSIGAQQGILKSVAVPATVSSRASSSHNRNTAAGSGGQVSLVAAGEGTGTLKFTEAHSSHTSPARLSSSASFINRPESRRAPAAGRRWNACALGTDEADTEGDNDSGNVVCPYSRYGCPVKVTRLNLAAHLNESMVQHLELVTMYADRVDEQNMQLRRLVIHEADTLSSCATMERLSK from the coding sequence ATGAAGCTCGACCTCACCCCTACCATTGAACCGAGTAGCTTTAGCTACGACCACGTCTTTGGTGAGGGGTGTACCAACGAGGAGGTTTACCACGGCTGCTGTCAGCCTCTCCTCCAGAGTGTGCGAGACGGTGTCGGCGCCGTCATCTTCGCCTTTGGACAGACGGGTAGCGGCAAGACGCACACGATGCTCGGCACAGGGGAGCGTCCCGGTCTTTACAGCTTAGCCGTGACGGAGCTTCTCACCATGACGGAACACAGCACCATGACGGCGAGTTTCTACGAGGCGTACGGGGTGAAGCTCTACGACCTGCTCAACGATCGAGCGGAGGTAAAGATGCTTCAGGATGAGTACCAGAACGTGCATATCGTGGGCATAACTGAGCAGGTCGTCAGCTCCGTCGATGACGTCCACGCGTTGATGATGAGAGGCCAGCAGTTGAGGGCGATCGGCACGACGCATGCAAACGACCGCAGCTCGCGATCGCACGCCGTGCTGGAGATCAAGCTGAAGCTGGTGGACAGTAGCATTGAGCCGCAACTAGGCCGTATCACCTTTGTAGATCTAGCAGGCAGCGAGCGGGCATCCGATACGGCGGAAACGGATGCCAAGACGCGTCGCGAAGGCGCTGAGATCAACAAGTCGCTCCTGGCGCTGAAGGAGTGCATACGCGCTATGTCGATGCGCAAGCGGCATATCCCGTTCCGCGGCTCAAAATTAACGCAGATTCTCCGCGAGAGCTTCGTTGGCCGCTGCAAGACGTGTGTGATCGCGGCGATATCACCATGCCAGAGCCACTGCGAGGACACCCTGAACACCCTGCGCTACGCGGACCGCATCAAAGAACTGAAGGGGCCCACAAACCCGCATAACGGGGTGAAGCCGATCCCGTGTAAGACATGCGGGCAGCCCATCTTCATTGGTGACCGACACGTGTGCAAGCGCCACGTGGTGCCCTGTTTCCACTGTAGGCAGGAGGTAGACAAACAGGAGCTGGACGCGCATGTGACAGAGTGCAGGGAGTCGCCCATGCGCTGCCAGTATTGCAACGAACGCATGCCGCGCAGCGAGGCAGCCAGTCACAGCCGGCGCTGTGCCCGCGCCCCAActcgctgcggtgcatgCGGTGCCATAGTACCACGCCAGCTCATGGACAGGCACACCCAGCAGGAATGcgcggaggcgaaggtgAAGTGCCGTTACTGTGGCGGCGTACAGAGCCGCCAAGCACTCGCAGCGCATGAGCAGAGCTGCGACGCTGCGAAGATGGCGTGCCCGCACTGCCTGCAGTTTATCCGCAAGAGGCGACTGGAGGGACACGTCGCGAGCTGCGTTCGTAACCCCAACCGTACATTGCAGACACCGCGCAGTACTGCTCTGAGCATCGTCGCGTCAACTTCAATGGACACATCGCAGACGCTGGCCTCTTCCTACTCCAGCATCGGAGCGCAGCAGGGCATTCTGAAGAGTGTGGCAGTCCCGGCAACGGTGTCGTCGCGTGCATCTTCTTCACACAACCGCAACACAGCTGCCGGGTCGGGTGGGCAGGTGTCCCTGGTGGCCGCTGGCGAAGGCACGGGCACTCTCAAGTTCACTGAAGCCCACTCGTCTCATACCTCACCGGCTCGGTtgagcagcagtgcatcGTTTATTAACCGACCCGAGTCGCGACGTGCACCTGCGGCAGGACGTCGCTGGAACGCCTGTGCCCTCGGCACCGACGAAGCCGACACCGAGGGCGATAATGACAGCGGCAACGTCGTCTGCCCGTACTCGCGCTACGGCTGCCCCGTCAAGGTGACGCGGCTGAACCTGGCGGCCCATTTGAACGAGTCCATGGTGCAGCACCTAGAGCTCGTCACGATGTACGCGGACCGTGTGGATGAGCAGAACATGCAGCTGCGACGCCTCGTGATTCACGAGGCGGACACGTTGAGCAGTTGTGCCACGATGGAGCGTCTGAGCAAGTGA